CTAATACGAAACCGTGGCTTAGTACGCCTTTATATGGAGCTTTACCTGTTACAGCAACTGCTGTTGATAATGAAGAGTTAAACCAACCACGATATTGGTCAGATCCTTCTAAATATAAATCAGCTGGGCGTTGTAAATCATCGCGCTCTTCTAATACCGCTTGGTGAGAAGAACCTGAGTCGAACCATACATCCATGATGTCTGTTTCTTTACGGAATTCACCATTTGGGCTACCTGGATGTGTAAATCCTTCTGGTAATAGATCTTTCGCTTCACGCTCAAACCATACGTTAGAACCGTGTTCACGGAATAAATCTGCTACATGGTTAATTGTTTCATCCGTAATAATTGGATCACCATTCTCTGCATAGAATACAGGAATTGGCACACCCCATGCACGCTGACGAGAAATACACCAGTCACCACGGTCACGAACCATGTTATGAAGACGAGTTTCGCCCCATGCTGGTACCCATTTTGTTTCCGCAACAGCTTCTAATAACTCTTTACGGAATGCTTCAATAGATGCAAACCACTGTGCTGTTGCACGGAAAATAATTGGTTTTTTCGTTCTCCAATCATGTGGATATGAATGCGTAATGAATGTTAGTTTCAGTAATGCGCCTACTTCTTCTAATTTTTCTGTAATTGGCTTGTTAGCTTTATCATAGAATAAGCCTTCAAATCCAGGTGCTTCATTTGTTAATACACCTTTATCATCAACTGGGCAAAGTACTTCTAATCCATACTTTTTACCAACAACGAAGTCATCTTCCCCGTGTCCTGGTGCTGTATGAACACAACCTGTACCTGCATCTATTGTTACGTGATCACCTAGCATAACTAATGAATCACGCTCGTAGAATGGATGTTTTGCAACTGTATACTCAAGTTCGCTACCTTTTACCGTTTTCACAACTTCAGCATTTTCCCAATCTAACGTTTTTGCAACTGTCTCAAATAGTTCAGAAGCAATAATATATTTTTCATCATTTACTTTTACAATAGCGTATTCAAGTTCTGGGTGAACAGAAATACCTAAGTTTGCAGGTAATGTCCAAGGTGTTGTTGTCCAGATAATGTATTTCTCATCACCTTCTAATACGTTCTTTCCGTCTTTTACAGGGAATGCTACGTAAATAGATGCTGATTTTTTATCTTGGTATTCAATTTCAGCTTCTGCTAAAGCTGATTCACTCGTTGGAGACCAGTAAACTGGTTTTTGTCCTTTATAGATATAACCTTTTTTCGCCATATCACCAAACACTTTAATTTGTTGTGCTTCATAAGCTGGCTCTAAAGTAATATATGGGTTATCCCAATCAGCACGTACACCTAAACGCTTAAATTGCTCACGTTGACGTTCTACTTGTTCATATGCATACTCTGCACATAACTTACGGAACTCAGCAACTGTCATTTCTTTACGCTTTACACCTTTATTTGTTAAAGCTTGCTCAATTGGTAAACCGTGCGTATCCCAACCTGGCACATATGGTGCACAGTAACCAGTCATTGATTTATAACGAACGATAAAGTCTTTTAATACCTTATTTAATGCATGTCCCAT
This Bacillus paramycoides DNA region includes the following protein-coding sequences:
- the ileS2 gene encoding isoleucine--tRNA ligase yields the protein MEYKNTLLMPKTEFPMRGNLPKREPAMQEQWAEMNIYEKVQEHTKGRPLFVLHDGPPYANGDIHMGHALNKVLKDFIVRYKSMTGYCAPYVPGWDTHGLPIEQALTNKGVKRKEMTVAEFRKLCAEYAYEQVERQREQFKRLGVRADWDNPYITLEPAYEAQQIKVFGDMAKKGYIYKGQKPVYWSPTSESALAEAEIEYQDKKSASIYVAFPVKDGKNVLEGDEKYIIWTTTPWTLPANLGISVHPELEYAIVKVNDEKYIIASELFETVAKTLDWENAEVVKTVKGSELEYTVAKHPFYERDSLVMLGDHVTIDAGTGCVHTAPGHGEDDFVVGKKYGLEVLCPVDDKGVLTNEAPGFEGLFYDKANKPITEKLEEVGALLKLTFITHSYPHDWRTKKPIIFRATAQWFASIEAFRKELLEAVAETKWVPAWGETRLHNMVRDRGDWCISRQRAWGVPIPVFYAENGDPIITDETINHVADLFREHGSNVWFEREAKDLLPEGFTHPGSPNGEFRKETDIMDVWFDSGSSHQAVLEERDDLQRPADLYLEGSDQYRGWFNSSLSTAVAVTGKAPYKGVLSHGFVLDGEGRKMSKSIGNIVVPKKIMDQLGGDILRLWVSSVDYQSDVRISDDILKQVAEVYRKIRNTFRFLLGNLDDFKPSENTVPVAELREVDRYMLVKLNDLITKVKEAYETYDFAAVYHAIHNFCTIDLSSFYLDFAKDILYIEGANHEDRRAIQTVLYDVLVALTKLVTPILPHTADEVWPYIPGVTEESVQLTDMPEAVQLDDAEALKTKWDAFMTLRDDVLKALEVARNEKVIGKSLNASITLYPTAEMKDMLESINEDLKQLFIVSEYKLGGMMEEAPADAPKYEHTTVVVAQATGETCERCWVVSETIGKDAEHETLCERCATVVKENYVK